ctaggttagttttttttactcAGCTCAATAGGTTTGTAAAATTCTATTTacacatatttaatttttactcAGCCCTTAAGCTTGTAAAATAGTTTCAACAAATCTTAATATATAAAACCTTGGGATCGATCTCCCATCAACATGTAGTCTACTTGTGGAGATTCATTTATCTGATTTGCAGACGTCATATAAAAATGCACATGAAGAAATTAACATGTCTTTTATATATGCATGTGGCATGTGTGTAATCTACATTATAATATGGCAGTTGCATCACTCCTGATGCGACACGTCAGCAATATGTGGGTcctatttttaaaaagtgtgaaaaaatgtcaaatctgtgACTCAAACCTGGGTTAATGAGATCTAAACACCAACTTTTATACCACTgagctaaatgatactttgtacattgatggccgaaactaatatatatttatgaaggtcggttTAATAATGtcccataaataaataaaatgatttacaaaTCACGTTCTCTATTATTTGCTGATTGATTTGtgaacttattttttaaactcgCTAGCCCATCTATTACATCAGCTTATACATTTGATTAAAGCCTAAGCCTATCTTAATAAACCATAAAACTGGCCCTAAAAAACCTGCAAGTCGTTAGTTCTTCGTCTTCGACTGAGACCTATGGTTTTCCCAATCATGCGCCTCCGCTCCAATACACAGACGCTACTGTCTAAACTTCTCCAATCAAATCCATGGAACTCTTAGTCTCCCTCTatctcttcatctctctctctttacgcACACCATCAAAAACGCTAGCGTCTCATAACTGTTACGAACGGCTTCGATATATATAGGTCATGCTAGATCCAGGAGTCCAACTTCTCATATCTACGAGcacatttttttcaattgttgaGCATGTCTGTCTCTGATGCTATTGTCGTCCTCCCCACCACCTTCAACGCTCTCCACCTTTGTCGGTTTTCTCAAGTTTGTTGTTGGCCGTCTCCTCAGCTACTGGGATCTTCGTAATAACTAAATAACGTGAAgctttgaaagaaaaaaactaataacaTAGGCACCTAGTTATAAGTCTATAACCAATAACGGTAGTTAAAAAACAGGTCATGCATGTGGAGTAGCGACACAGAAATAATGAGATTCAGTTCCTCACAATGAGGATCGGTGGTCCTATAGTATCTTGCCACATGGAGGAAATAATGAAGCTCGTTTTTGTTTTAAACCTATATCGCCATCTTTCTTTGTCGTATAATCTATGAACTGGCCATGTTTAATCGTTTGAGCTTTGAATCTGTGATCCTATATTGGATACTTTTGAACATCCCTTTAGTTCAGAACCGTTCAAAAATAAGTATTCACTTTCAATTGTAACCaatcttttgttttgttaaagtgAATTTAGATTAAACATTATGTTAATTGATTAAACATCTATTAGACTTATTTACCTTTTTCAATGATGATTTCATATTAGTCAAACTCTTCTAGCTTTTCAATAACGGCTCAGAAAACCATAAAAATGGACTAGAGAAACGGTTACTTACCAAACAACACATGTTGAAGTTTACCGACAAAAGAACGATCGATGCTATTAGATTACCGTGACCGGcgttataaaagaaaaattaatttccCGATCTAGCAACTATTGATTTGAGGTCAGGTGGgatcataataaaataaattcaaatttccCCAAAATGTGGCACTGTCTGTAACGAACCACGTGTGGAAAATGACAAATTGCCAGCGTTTGCGTATACTTGTTTGGTTCCAATCTTTAAGGATTCGTATCActtttctcattttcttttcatatttaatgTGTTAGTTTATCTTAATAATGTCTTGATTCCCTAATCAGCCACACACTTATAACAAGAAGACAGcatgatatatataaacaatatgAAAAATTAGTTGAACTGTAACAGATCGCCATAATATTCAATTTGGAAATTAACCCATGTTTTTTAAACTtacaaacttattttttataCGAGGGTTGATTACAAATCAGGTTACTAATTCTGATGAATATTATTACCACCTAAAACAATGATTAGGAATTTCATTTTTGGCGACGGAAACCCGTTAACCAAAAATTAACGTGTGATCAATattcaactccttaatcactaAATAacacatttcttatattttatttagcTCGTTGAAATGACAATTTTCTTTTAACActagtttaaatttatattttctcaaTCAATCATTGATTTGTTAAGCTTTTTAATTGAAACTAATCAATtattgtataaattaatttatatttctgtatattattttgtactaGCGTaagattttaatgttttatcctTTCAAAATTGCTTCAATCAAGAGCAGTGGTCTGCCTAGTTGACAATTATTTATAGACCAGAGCAAGCCCATACTTTTTTTAACactttattttatcaatattgGTTCAAAACCATTacatcataataaaaaaaactccatATATGAAGTAAAAAGAGAAAGCTAATACCCACACTAGAAATACcagaaataatttttaatcacaTTAACAATATGATGACGATCTTATAAGAGTCTAAGGCAAATAATTAGACGTTCTCATACCTACAATAGCAGGAGGACTTCTAATATCTTTAAGATGACATAACATTTCTTATGTTTTGAGAGATTTTCTTCTTCGATTGCTCTTGTTCATCATTAACTTTAGGAAGCCCTACAAACAAGTTGAAAGCAAAACACAAACCAGAACAACCTAAAACCCCAAACGGATTTTTAGAGATAGAAATTTAAACACCAAAAGAAAAACTTAGacttaaaacataaaagatAACAATCCGATGATTAAAAGCGAAAATCTTATTCGGAAATCCGTTGTTCCAACACTACATCAGATCCACTGATACTACAAGATCAAGTTTTGACTCTTCACGTTTAAAACACCATGTCTTCCAATAAAAAAACCCATCGAACTATCATAGATGCAATCAGAAACCACCAATAAAATATCTTCACTTCCAGATTCTGCCAAAATCAGAGtcaagtttataaaaaaaactctttcatGACATaccatctaatctattaaaagggaagtaCATTTTGTacttaatttttagttttgctCAATAATTACTTTTCTATACCACTGATATTAAACACAGAATTTTGACTTTTAATTAAATACATGATTTGCCTTATTAATAAACTTGAAAACTACTAAACCAATTCACCTTCTGTTGCCCACATATAGTTCtatacaattaataaaacacagTGTTTTGCCTTATTACTAAACCATACAATTAGAAACTGATACTAAACCAAACCATTAAAAATCATCAAATTAGATGAGTTGTTTCCTACATATGCTAAGAAAACCATTgataaaaaattgtattaaattatgATAGTACCTTCTTCCTGTATTACATCGCATCTTCATCTTAATAACACCACCTGTTTTCTCAGTCTCGAGAATCAAAACACTTATATTAGATAGAACAAATCCATGTAATTGATTAAGAAAGCTTGAAAATTGTATTCTTTCtatcataatatatatcatgttttatacaaatttaaaaaaattcaacatcaAAACAATAAGATAATATCCGtagaaattattttgttttaaaattaaaactaatcatTTATTAATTTCCTAAAAGAATGACCTTCCTAAATCTATTCCTATATTTTAGCAAATCTTTGTAACAATCACGATACCAAATCATTCACATAACTAGCACAagattttttaggtttcttatcTTGCAAATCAcgtttaaaatcatatcatttaACCGGACTAACCTATTTAGTATTTTATGGGCTTGgtccattaaaatataattaaagcTTAATCCACATATATTGTGatgaaaataaagttttaacaTTGTAATTAAGTTTTGGTCCATTTTACCAAATTAATTAccaaatagttatttttttatttgtcatggtgttaatataatacatatggtttatatatcaacccatctatttataatttacataagatgttttattttgaaaattttgaattataaatttatataaatatataattacattataAATAGGATAATGTAGTTAAGTATTACTAATTGACAAAcatcttatataataaattgttttgatttgtCTAATATCCCATCACGATATAAACAATCAACAACAAATTTAGAAACAATTACTTTTTCATGTTGGGTTTAATCTTGGTAATAAAATGAACCGAGCTTTCTTTTGGGTTTACATCAatcaaaaaactcaaaaaatatgaaacagtAACATCAATGTTTAACATCTATTAAGTTTGAACATATATCCGCGCGGACGTGCGGGTTCAAAATCTAGTAGATTTTTAAGTTCTCATATAGATCAAattctcaaaaagaaaaaaaaaataaataaaataggcACAATGCTGGATCCTAAAAGTGCTACCAGACGTTGACCTTTTTATGACTTTACGCTAAAAACACCGAACACTtagtatttttgatttagagtttaagatttattcaaggggttagggtttacccaaaagtttagggtttaggatttagagtttaggaattatgagttagggtttagtgttttgctgacgatgttaaaaatattttttttttgtaactactatttaaaaaataataattttacctttttattttaaaaacataatataacttgataatattttgtttacttttctaaaagatatcgaatttgaataaTGAAATCCTAGGGGTAAACCCATGAATGACTCAACTCTTTTTTTATAgattgaattttcaaaaaacacaaacaaagatTGGGCTGCCTAGTGTTTTATATCTGGGGAATTGAGTGAGATAACACCAAAAAAGCATAATTCACTATCTAACTAAAATCCAACCATCTCtcctattttctttttctatctctctctactttttctctacaaaactaatttctctttttttcttagcTATTTCACAAATAAGCCCTTTATATCTTGAGTcatatactaataaaattttttctTAAGGAAACACGTGATGAGTTTTTACgagtttattttgtttaaatttatcgCCTCCTTATGTTACCCTTATAATTtacactaggttaagatccgcgccttgcgcgagatcaacattatatataaaaattattttatgtattaaatatttttacatattatgaaataataaatatttattaaataattaaaagtcagtaactattaaatatataattaaattggtgcaaacatataaatcaattttattaatccaaaaaatatttttttttatatttgataggatatgttattaaatttaaatgatactaacatagataatatattttagtatattttaaatattaatgtctattaaatgatgatttctactcatatagttttttcgatcatttgtatcttttatagaaaaaaatttaaattacggataacaaaattttcattgtgggattaatagttttagtaatttataatttaaaaaaaaaataagttgtcaatgatcgttcaaaacttttatcaaaacaattgttcaaagtaaattttgaaactaaaatattgtattttacaTGGTGTATAGTTtagtttaaaatgatatatatattaatcttaataattaattaaattagactttttacttatataattttgtaatcatttgtattttgtcataacaaaaattttaaaccatgaatcataaaatttgaatgtgagacttttaacagttttagtaatttatagccgtttgtaaaaattcaaaatataagatatacataaaaatctaaatttttattatatggttattgtggttgtttaatttatttaatagtttaaaattaaacaaatatgatagaagatacactattttttatcaaatctttattatttaaaatcattaattgccttatatactttagccacattaggcaattccgtaaattttatttaagaaaataataaagtactttaatgatgaatttattgttagtttaataaaaaacttattatataattagatgaactAACATTAAGAATCATTTTAGTGATGATATGTGGCTTAAAaaaatgcttctcaaataatatacagGGGATTGGAGATGCCAAAGGCTCAGAGGAAATTTATCGCCTCCTTAGAGGATGTTGGGCCTATTACTTAGTTGGGTCGATCCATTACTGCTTCACCCTTCGTGTTTCCTGCTCAGTTTGGGTTGGATCTTCAACTTTTTGAATCCAAGATAGGCCTAACATGACAAGATGAATCACTTATAGGTTGGCACATTATGGAATATGTCTAATACTAATAATTTGTTCTTAAATCATGTATATCTCCTGGGCCTAATAATTAAGGTCCACTAACTTATGTAATTATTTTGAACTAGGGTTTCAGAATTTTGTACTATAAATATTAGACTTCATATGGATTGTTTACTAAGGAGACCATCACCACCTCCTCCCCTTCCTCTAAATTAGATCTTGCTGAGAAAAAAGATCACCCTAACTCCTTGAAAGAAGTTTATCTTCTAAGAACATAATTAGACTGTTCTCTCCAAATTCAAAAGGTATGTATATGTCTAAATTCTTTATTTCCTACAAGTATTCTAATACATATATGCAAAACTATTGTTTATGAATTTCTAACTTAAAACAAATCGATGATCGTATTAACACGTATATTTAATCATCTAAAAACTCAGATGAAATATTTGAATGATGAGTTATCTATATCTATCGAAACTGATTTATGATATATGATCATCTAAAATCTATGAGTGAGATTAAAGCGCTGaataatatatgtgatgatgATTGTGAAGtcaataaacatatattttgagttTCCTAGAAATTAACGCGCACCGGTTCCAAGTAGAGCGGTGGAACTTTTAAAcctaataaataattaaaaatcagaaTGATAACATGACGAACAACTGTTAGTGAATGATTACACTGCGAtattaatagtaacaaaaataaacatatatatatatatatgtatatgtagagatttttgttactattaattATTTGGCCTTAATTGCCGTGCGCTGTTGTTATAAACAGCGTAACTCTAAATTTCTAGTTTTGATCTTTTGATATacttaaaaagtaaaaatatcattataattGATGAAATTTAGAATGATTCGACTAAAATTAGATTGAATTTCCAAATTCCCCCAAAAATCAAAAGTTAAATCACTCATATTGAATTCACCTTTATAgtttgaagaaaaataataagatatattataaaatataaaatattgttaataaaaGCACCTCCGATTGGGATTCTATCCATTGAAGTTCTAAAGATTCATACGTGTATATGTTGTATATGTATTGTAGTCTATTATTTTGTGGAAAATCTCATCGTCAAAGTAGAATCCCCCAGGGGAGGTGCTCCagagttttaacttttaaccatATCTAGCACTTAACGCTGCgtataaaatttacaaatatacaACTTTGACAATTTTATTTAGAAGAAACTCTTATTAatgttttgaatcttttttttttgatcaaaataatGTTTTGAATCTAATCGTTGAAAACAACGAGGCAAAAACGATGGGGGGTGGTTATGGATTTCATATCTGTCTCCGTATTTTCGATGTTTGTTTGTTGTCGTTATAAATAACTGACAGTTTTCTTTCATATTAATCTCCAACAGGCACATATCGCTGCGGATGATTCACAAAACTTAAGGTTGGTTTCCTCTCTCCCTCCCTATGATCTCTAGCGTATTCTTAGGATTCGATCCATTAGGATTGATGCAATTTCCCTTACTATCGAATATGTTATTCTGTTCGATTTGATCCGATTTGAATTGGCTCTTGTTTTGAGGAATACATGTTTGGTTGCTCTTTCAATATTAGTTTAGATTCTCTGCTGTTCTGTCTTTTTCTGTTGGTCttgattgattatttttagttttttttttttttttttttttgtaatgggGTATTGTTGTGGATGATTGAAACATTGATGCaattttccagaaaaaaattGCGTATATAATCCGTGAAGTCAGTTGGTAATTTCAGTAATGTACGGTGGAAGAAGGGTATCACTGCATGAGATCAAAATGGTGAATTTTTCTGTTTACTTCAAATCTACTAaggatttatatatatattgttgccGTAAGTGATTTATATATGTTAGTGTGTTTCTCAGGTTAAAGTGTCTATTGAAAGGGAGGATAACGACCTCAAAAACAACCATTATAAAGAATGTTATTATGCTGGAGGCTCAAGTGAATATATCAGTTGCCTCAATCCTGATAAGGTGAGAATTTTTGCATCCCTTGGTGGacgttaattttgaaaaattgatTCACTGGTTGCTTATTATTTTCAGAAACCACTTCATGATGTGATGGGTTTCAAAAGAGAGTTAAATGGTATCATCATGGACATTGCACTTCAATGGTATGTGTCCCCTTCCCCTCCTACTATTTTTATGGTACTCTTGAACAAGATCATCCTGTTTCAGGTACGTAGATGGATATTCAGACACAATGCTAGGATATGCTAATGGCATCCGCACCAACGATGGTGGAACGCATATAGACGGTGTGAAAGCTTCGATAACAAGAACTCTTAACAGCTTTGCGAAACAGTCCAAGGTTTTCAAGGTAATAACACCACTCACATCTACTAACCATTATTAGCtgatgttaatatattttgctgGCGATATCTTCAGGAAGAGGATGTTACTTTCAGTGGGGAGCATGTTAGGGAAGGACTGACCTGTGTTGTCTCAGTTATTGTTCCAAATCCCGAGTTTGAAGGTCGAACACAGGTACGTATGATCATAGTCCCCTTGTGATCTTCTTCTTTGGCAATGATGTTTTGTGGCTTTCTTCGTTTTTTTGGGCTAATGTTTATGTCTGTCTTACCATCTGGAAGACGAGATTAGGGAATCCATATATCAGAGAAATTGTTGATCAATCAGTCCAGATGTACTTAACGGAGTATTTTGAATTGCATCCAGATGTGCTTGAGAGCATTCTCTCCAAATCTTTTAACGCTTATAAGGTATGCCTATTGATACTAGTACTGTATCTTCATATGAAGACATCCACAGTTCTATATCATTATTGTTACTTTCTCTTTATAGACTGCATTGGCTCTCAAGAGGGTAAGAGAAGTGATTAGATCAAATAGTGTATCAACGCCATGCACCATTTCTGAGAAACTAACCAACTGCTCTTCTGAGAAACCTGGTATGTATTTGCCCttcatgagatttttttttatagcagCTCATAACATGAGCTCTGTTTGATGAACTTTGGTAAGTATAATATGATAAACTACCACATGGGTTGACCAAGTGGTAGGAGAAACCTGGGGCAAGGCCAGAAATGCGGATAGTCCGTTGTTATCCCCACGGTTGTAAACAACATTCACTTGTGGTGAGCTTGTAGGAAACCCCCTTGTTGGGATCCTACGCACCACCACAAGTATTGCTTTATAACAAACACAAACCAGACAgtcccaataaaaatttctgagATAGAACTTTTATGttcttgaatatatatatagtggcTAGAGATTTAATCTCATAGATTCAGAGTGTGAGGTAGAATAAGGAAACAAGATAGttttaattaaactttttttccAATACCTCCAGAGATTTTAGTAGGCAGAGGAGTTATTTCTGGTGGCGCTGCAAAACATGGTTGTGACTCTCTTGATAAGCGTTTCCAAGTAAGACATTCTTTgattatagttttatatatggGCAAAGTATGGCTTGAGAATAGCCATACTTGGGGAAAGATCTTTCCCCTTTTTTAAGTTTAGTCAGGACAGCTCGCGAGAGCTGTCAAGATAGACATATGGGAAAATGGGATGGAAACTAATCATTGGTAACTCCTTATGAGCATGCCAATGCCAAAGCTTCCTCTCTTCCACCAGCCAAAAAGGCATTTGTCTTGGTGGCTCTTACGGTTATCTCTATCTCTTGCCAGAGCAAAAGGATGCGTGAACAGCCTCGACGTAATAGTGCAGTCTCTACAGCTCATGGAAAGTCTTTAGAGAATACTAGTGATTCAAGCTCTGACAAGAAGCGCCAAAAAGTTAAATCTTGTGTTCCATCCTCACAAAAAACGGCCGCTGCTTCAAACCCACGAAACAGTAAAGATGTTAGCGTCAAGAGTGACAAAGGTGGATCCCCTGGTTCAGACAAAATCAAACATATCCCAGTAGGTCATGTTTTCCAGGCTGAGATACCAGTTTGGATTGCGCCAACCAAGAAGGGCAAATTCTACGGCAGCCCCGGAGATTCTGACACACTTAGGTGGCTAGGAACTGGTGTCTGGCCAACGTACAGCCTCAAGAAGAAAGCTCACTACAAAAAAGTCGGCGAAGGAAGAAAGGACACGTGTTCTTGCGCTTCTCCAGGATCAACCAGTTGCATAAAGCAACACATTAGAGAAGAAAGGGAGCTTCTAGAGAAAGATATAGGGCGTGCTTTCTATACTTGGGAGTTTGATGAAATGGGTGAAGAAGTGGGATCAAAAACATGGACGTCCAAAGAAGAGCAAAAGTTCAAATCTCTTGTGAAGAATAATCCTTTGTCAAGTTGTGATGGGTTTTGGAAGATTGCTTCCAAGTCTTTCCCAAGGAAAAGTGAGAAAGATCTCACTAGTTACTACTACAATGT
This genomic stretch from Brassica napus cultivar Da-Ae chromosome C9, Da-Ae, whole genome shotgun sequence harbors:
- the LOC106372518 gene encoding DNA gyrase subunit B isoform X2 produces the protein MYGGRRVSLHEIKMVKVSIEREDNDLKNNHYKECYYAGGSSEYISCLNPDKKPLHDVMGFKRELNGIIMDIALQWYVDGYSDTMLGYANGIRTNDGGTHIDGVKASITRTLNSFAKQSKVFKEEDVTFSGEHVREGLTCVVSVIVPNPEFEGRTQTRLGNPYIREIVDQSVQMYLTEYFELHPDVLESILSKSFNAYKTALALKRVREVIRSNSVSTPCTISEKLTNCSSEKPEILVGRGVISGGAAKHGCDSLDKRFQSKRMREQPRRNSAVSTAHGKSLENTSDSSSDKKRQKTAAASNPRNSKDVSVKSDKGGSPGSDKIKHIPVGHVFQAEIPVWIAPTKKGKFYGSPGDSDTLRWLGTGVWPTYSLKKKAHYKKVGEGRKDTCSCASPGSTSCIKQHIREERELLEKDIGRAFYTWEFDEMGEEVGSKTWTSKEEQKFKSLVKNNPLSSCDGFWKIASKSFPRKSEKDLTSYYYNVFLIRRMRLLAKSSSADHIDSDDDQNEHFLGG
- the LOC106372518 gene encoding DNA gyrase subunit B isoform X1, which produces MYGGRRVSLHEIKMVKVSIEREDNDLKNNHYKECYYAGGSSEYISCLNPDKKPLHDVMGFKRELNGIIMDIALQWYVDGYSDTMLGYANGIRTNDGGTHIDGVKASITRTLNSFAKQSKVFKEEDVTFSGEHVREGLTCVVSVIVPNPEFEGRTQTRLGNPYIREIVDQSVQMYLTEYFELHPDVLESILSKSFNAYKTALALKRVREVIRSNSVSTPCTISEKLTNCSSEKPEILVGRGVISGGAAKHGCDSLDKRFQSKRMREQPRRNSAVSTAHGKSLENTSDSSSDKKRQKVKSCVPSSQKTAAASNPRNSKDVSVKSDKGGSPGSDKIKHIPVGHVFQAEIPVWIAPTKKGKFYGSPGDSDTLRWLGTGVWPTYSLKKKAHYKKVGEGRKDTCSCASPGSTSCIKQHIREERELLEKDIGRAFYTWEFDEMGEEVGSKTWTSKEEQKFKSLVKNNPLSSCDGFWKIASKSFPRKSEKDLTSYYYNVFLIRRMRLLAKSSSADHIDSDDDQNEHFLGG